One Aerococcus urinaeequi DNA segment encodes these proteins:
- a CDS encoding alpha/beta hydrolase-fold protein, whose translation MTILVRKVASKGWLKNTKRFKAISSFSPILSPSQVPWWIKAFATYLGENQTS comes from the coding sequence ATGACAATTTTAGTCAGAAAAGTGGCTTCTAAAGGTTGGCTGAAAAATACAAAGCGATTCAAGGCGATTTCGTCTTTCTCTCCTATTTTGAGTCCTAGTCAAGTTCCTTGGTGGATCAAAGCCTTCGCTACTTATTTAGGGGAGAACCAAACTTCCTAG
- a CDS encoding ABC transporter ATP-binding protein, protein MTKKKDANQPSLMANIMTYAREYKWPFVAAVVLAMIGSISSIIGPDRLGDMTDKITEGLMSPDGIDLERISQIAITLVVIYVLGAVFTYIQTFLMATIIQNFSKKLRKNVSDKIDRLTLRYFDSHSHGDTLSRVTNDLDLVGQSLNQTMPSFIPSVTLLIGTLVMMFYNNAILTLVALVSVVIGFAGIVLILGRSQGYFISQQKNLANVNSIAEESYTGQSVLTTINARNQMTETFSEANEALYDSVWHAQFLSGIMQPLMQFIGNFGYVAVSVVGSIMALNGDITFGVIVSFMVYVRMFTQPLGQLSQSFASFQSASAALNRVFEFLNEEEMVEETNLLSELPDVHGDVTFEHVNFGYEADQPIIKDFSITAKSGQKIAIVGPTGAGKTTIVNLLMKFYPIDSGEIYIDGKPTSEISRAAVHDQFSMVLQDTWLFEGTIRENLIFNQDHITDEMVESAAAAVGIDHFINTLPKGYDTVLDDSVTLSVGQKQLFTIARALLKDAPLLILDEATSSVDTRTEVLLQEAMDKLMEGRTSFVIAHRLSTIRNADIILVMDHGNIIEQGNHEALMAEGGFYADLYNSQFAK, encoded by the coding sequence ATGACTAAGAAAAAAGATGCAAATCAACCTTCATTGATGGCGAATATTATGACATATGCGCGTGAATACAAATGGCCGTTCGTTGCAGCGGTTGTCCTAGCCATGATTGGTTCTATATCGTCTATTATCGGTCCCGACCGGTTAGGGGATATGACAGATAAAATCACGGAAGGCTTGATGTCACCAGATGGGATTGACTTAGAGCGTATTTCACAAATTGCAATTACTTTAGTGGTTATCTATGTCCTTGGGGCTGTCTTCACTTATATTCAAACCTTCTTGATGGCAACGATTATTCAAAACTTTTCAAAAAAATTACGGAAGAATGTATCCGATAAAATTGACCGTTTGACTTTACGCTATTTTGATAGCCATAGTCACGGGGATACCTTAAGTCGGGTAACCAACGACTTGGACTTGGTTGGACAATCACTTAACCAAACCATGCCGTCATTTATCCCATCAGTGACTTTACTGATTGGTACCCTAGTGATGATGTTCTACAACAACGCGATTCTAACCCTAGTAGCCTTGGTTTCTGTGGTTATTGGTTTCGCAGGAATTGTCCTCATTCTAGGTCGTTCTCAAGGTTATTTCATTTCACAACAAAAAAATCTAGCCAATGTGAACAGTATTGCTGAAGAGTCATACACTGGTCAAAGTGTTTTAACAACTATTAACGCCCGTAACCAAATGACTGAAACCTTCAGCGAAGCGAACGAAGCTTTATATGATAGCGTTTGGCATGCCCAATTCTTGTCAGGTATCATGCAACCGTTGATGCAATTCATCGGAAACTTTGGTTATGTAGCTGTCTCTGTTGTCGGTTCAATTATGGCCTTAAATGGCGACATTACCTTCGGGGTAATTGTATCATTCATGGTTTACGTCCGTATGTTCACTCAACCACTAGGTCAATTATCACAATCATTCGCCTCATTCCAATCTGCGTCAGCAGCCTTAAATCGTGTATTTGAGTTTCTAAATGAAGAGGAAATGGTAGAAGAAACAAACCTATTGAGCGAATTGCCGGATGTCCACGGTGACGTGACTTTCGAACACGTAAACTTCGGTTATGAAGCAGATCAACCGATTATCAAAGACTTCTCAATAACCGCTAAATCAGGTCAGAAGATTGCTATCGTAGGACCTACCGGAGCTGGGAAAACGACAATCGTCAACTTGCTGATGAAATTCTATCCAATCGACTCAGGTGAAATTTACATTGATGGGAAACCTACCAGTGAAATTTCACGTGCAGCTGTCCACGACCAATTCTCAATGGTGTTACAAGATACTTGGTTATTTGAAGGCACCATTCGTGAGAACTTAATCTTCAACCAAGACCACATTACCGATGAAATGGTTGAATCAGCAGCTGCTGCAGTAGGTATTGACCACTTTATCAATACATTACCGAAAGGCTATGATACTGTATTAGACGACTCTGTAACCTTATCAGTAGGGCAAAAACAATTATTTACCATTGCACGTGCCTTGTTGAAAGATGCACCTTTATTGATATTAGATGAAGCGACATCTTCAGTCGATACACGTACAGAAGTCTTACTACAAGAAGCCATGGACAAATTGATGGAAGGTAGAACATCATTCGTGATCGCCCACCGTTTATCAACTATCCGTAACGCTGATATTATCTTAGTTATGGACCACGGTAATATCATTGAACAAGGTAACCATGAGGCTTTAATGGCTGAGGGTGGCTTCTATGCGGATCTTTATAACAGTCAGTTTGCAAAATAG
- a CDS encoding MerR family transcriptional regulator → MTYSIGEISKMFNIPISTLRYYDREGLFPTIERVSGIRKFSENEIEALRVIECLKKSGLEIKDIKQFMEWTKLGTETFETRKELFERQKETIENEIQQMQKMLDMIKFKCWYYDEAIKQGDENAVQAQIPDDLPQEVKISYDNSH, encoded by the coding sequence ATGACTTATTCAATTGGTGAAATATCAAAAATGTTCAATATTCCTATTTCTACACTTCGTTACTATGATAGAGAAGGATTATTCCCCACGATAGAACGAGTTTCAGGAATCCGTAAATTTTCGGAAAATGAAATTGAAGCACTACGTGTCATTGAATGTTTGAAAAAATCCGGACTAGAAATAAAAGATATCAAACAATTTATGGAGTGGACAAAACTTGGAACTGAAACCTTTGAGACGCGAAAAGAGTTATTTGAACGTCAAAAAGAAACGATTGAAAATGAAATTCAGCAGATGCAAAAAATGCTTGATATGATTAAATTCAAATGCTGGTACTACGATGAGGCAATTAAACAAGGGGATGAGAACGCTGTTCAAGCACAAATTCCTGATGACTTACCTCAAGAGGTCAAGATAAGTTATGACAACTCGCATTAA
- a CDS encoding metal-sensitive transcriptional regulator, whose product MEYDKKIVNRLKRSDGQLHGVLNMMEEGKDCVDIVTQLSAVRSSIDRTISLIVAENLVECVQENIKDGSTGEERIQQAIQLLMKSR is encoded by the coding sequence ATGGAGTACGATAAAAAAATTGTGAATCGTTTGAAACGTTCTGACGGTCAATTGCATGGCGTTTTGAATATGATGGAAGAAGGAAAAGATTGCGTGGATATTGTGACTCAATTATCAGCGGTTCGCTCTAGTATTGATCGTACGATTAGTTTAATTGTTGCCGAAAATTTAGTAGAATGTGTGCAAGAAAATATTAAAGATGGCAGCACAGGTGAAGAGCGTATTCAACAAGCAATTCAGTTACTAATGAAGAGTCGCTAG
- a CDS encoding membrane protein insertion efficiency factor YidD, with translation MNSILLPSIKDYQKGISPLLPPSCCEYPTCSHYAVEGVKKIVGYQPEEVLKAYLKKKVTIK, from the coding sequence ATGAACAGCATCCTTTTACCAAGTATTAAAGATTATCAAAAAGGAATTTCACCGTTGCTTCCGCCAAGTTGTTGCGAGTATCCTACTTGCTCACACTATGCTGTTGAAGGGGTTAAAAAAATAGTTGGCTACCAACCAGAAGAAGTACTGAAAGCGTATCTAAAGAAAAAAGTAACCATAAAATAA
- a CDS encoding carboxymuconolactone decarboxylase family protein: MVEKQTAGRDALGEFAPKFAELNDDVLFGEVWSREDKLSLKTRSIVTITSLISKGIVDSSLSYHLETARKNGLTQTEMAEILTHLAFYAGWPNAWVAFRLAKEVYADDLNEEEHGGFFGQGKPNTAYAQYFIGQSYLKPLTNPEETIFIANVTFEPACRNNWHIHHAKSGGGQILICVDGEGWYQEEGKLAQSLKPGDVVTIPAGVKHWHGAKKDSWFSHLTVEVPGDETSNEWLEPVTDEMYDNL; this comes from the coding sequence ATGGTTGAAAAACAAACGGCTGGAAGAGATGCTTTAGGGGAATTTGCACCAAAATTTGCAGAATTGAATGATGATGTATTGTTTGGAGAAGTATGGTCGAGAGAGGATAAGCTTTCCTTAAAGACTCGCTCCATTGTAACAATTACGTCCCTGATTTCTAAAGGGATTGTTGATTCATCTTTGAGTTATCACTTGGAAACAGCTCGGAAAAATGGTTTGACACAAACAGAAATGGCTGAGATTTTAACACACCTTGCTTTTTATGCAGGGTGGCCTAATGCTTGGGTAGCCTTTCGTTTGGCAAAAGAAGTCTATGCGGATGATTTGAATGAAGAAGAGCACGGTGGCTTCTTTGGACAAGGCAAACCTAATACGGCTTATGCGCAATATTTCATTGGTCAAAGCTATTTGAAGCCACTGACTAATCCTGAAGAGACAATTTTTATCGCCAATGTTACATTTGAGCCTGCTTGTCGCAATAATTGGCATATCCATCATGCCAAATCTGGTGGAGGTCAAATCTTGATTTGTGTAGATGGTGAAGGCTGGTATCAAGAAGAAGGGAAACTTGCTCAAAGTTTGAAACCAGGAGATGTTGTGACAATTCCGGCAGGTGTCAAACATTGGCATGGTGCTAAGAAAGACTCTTGGTTTAGTCATCTAACTGTTGAAGTGCCTGGTGATGAAACGTCAAATGAGTGGCTGGAACCGGTAACTGACGAAATGTATGATAACCTTTAG
- a CDS encoding alpha/beta hydrolase: MKEELNITQEWDKVFPQSSQVNHHKVTFPNRFGITLVADLYEPKVQTGKLPAIAISGPFGAVKEQSSGLYAQIMAERGFLTIAFDPSFTGESGGFPRNVASGDVNTEDFQAAVDFLSVQENVDPEKIGLIGICGWGGMALNAAAIDTRVKATVASTMYDMSRVTAYGYFDSVDADGRYELRQQLNDQRIEDFKNGDFARAGGVVDPLPEDAPYFVKDYFDYYKTDRGYHKRSLNSNEGWNVTSSLSLLNTKLLAYSDEIRNAVLIIHGEKAHSRYFGEDAFKKLQGDNKELMIIPGASHTDLYDQVGIIPFDKMTEFFNQYLEVK; encoded by the coding sequence ATGAAAGAAGAATTAAACATCACTCAAGAATGGGATAAAGTTTTCCCTCAAAGTAGTCAAGTAAACCATCATAAAGTAACCTTCCCTAATCGCTTTGGGATTACATTGGTTGCTGATTTGTATGAACCCAAAGTCCAAACAGGTAAGCTTCCGGCGATTGCAATTAGTGGACCATTCGGCGCAGTCAAAGAGCAATCATCAGGACTTTATGCGCAAATAATGGCTGAACGAGGATTTTTAACAATTGCTTTCGATCCATCATTTACTGGAGAAAGCGGTGGCTTCCCTCGAAATGTCGCATCAGGTGATGTTAATACAGAGGATTTTCAGGCAGCTGTCGATTTCTTATCCGTACAAGAAAATGTTGATCCAGAAAAGATTGGTTTAATTGGAATTTGTGGCTGGGGTGGTATGGCACTCAACGCAGCAGCAATTGATACCCGAGTGAAAGCTACAGTTGCTTCAACGATGTATGATATGTCCCGAGTGACTGCGTACGGCTACTTTGATTCAGTTGATGCCGATGGACGATATGAATTACGTCAACAACTCAATGACCAACGCATCGAAGATTTCAAAAATGGAGATTTTGCTCGAGCAGGTGGTGTCGTAGATCCATTGCCAGAAGATGCGCCTTACTTCGTCAAAGATTATTTTGACTACTATAAAACAGATCGCGGCTATCATAAACGCTCATTGAACTCGAATGAAGGTTGGAATGTCACATCTTCGCTTTCATTACTGAATACCAAGTTGTTAGCCTACAGTGATGAAATCCGTAACGCTGTGTTAATTATCCATGGTGAGAAAGCCCACTCACGTTATTTTGGAGAGGATGCTTTCAAGAAGTTACAAGGCGATAACAAGGAGTTGATGATTATTCCGGGAGCATCACATACTGACCTTTACGATCAGGTGGGTATTATCCCATTTGATAAGATGACTGAATTCTTTAACCAGTATTTGGAAGTGAAATAG
- a CDS encoding rhodanese-like domain-containing protein has product MYNSISMSEFEQKWEKENLPLVDVREINEWENGHLDGAIHVPLSNLSAEKNKLDKSQEYYVMCHSGARSAKACQQLAQEGYNVINVMGGISAWRGEIV; this is encoded by the coding sequence ATGTATAATTCAATATCAATGTCAGAATTCGAACAAAAATGGGAAAAAGAGAATCTTCCTTTAGTAGACGTTAGAGAAATCAACGAATGGGAAAATGGTCACCTGGACGGCGCAATCCACGTTCCTTTAAGTAATCTTTCAGCTGAAAAAAATAAATTGGATAAAAGCCAAGAGTATTATGTAATGTGCCACTCTGGAGCACGTTCTGCAAAGGCTTGTCAACAATTAGCACAAGAAGGATACAACGTGATAAATGTAATGGGCGGAATTTCTGCTTGGAGAGGAGAAATTGTTTAA
- a CDS encoding ABC transporter ATP-binding protein, with product MLKILAKANKKEKFFALLSVLLIMLQVYLELEIPDYMSEITELLQMPDTVTADIWEPGLIMVGLSLASFASAILVGFFAARIAASLTARIRGEVFDKVMSYSANEINQFSVPSLVTRSTNDLTQIQMLIALGLQVVLRGPIMSIWAIAKISGQNWQWSMTTAVAVGVLLVMIGFIMYFAVPRFSKIQTLTDNLNAVTRENLTGLRVIRAYNAEEYQNEKFAKANDDLTNTQLFVNRVMGIMQPGMTLVSSSLTLVVYWSGAYLIADAAQGTAQINLFSDMVVFSSYAMQVIIGFLLMVMIFMILPRAIVSAKRINEVLYLAPSIDFKEDAIQTSEQGSVEFKNVTFKYGDDAKPALKDINFKINKGETLAIIGSTGSGKSTLIQMIPRLYDVSEGQVLVDGHNVKDFDHAGLNNIVGYMPQKPVLFSGTIRSNMNLGESNEHLEHQSLSDEEIWAALDTAQARDFVEGEPDQLDTHVAQGGNNFSGGQKQRLGIARVLARKPEILVFDDSFSALDYQTDKTLRGVLAERMADTTKIIVAQRISTIMDANEILVLDRGEIVGRGTHQELLADNKVYQEIAYSQLSEEELAND from the coding sequence GTGCTAAAAATATTAGCGAAAGCAAATAAAAAGGAAAAATTTTTCGCTTTACTAAGCGTGCTGCTGATTATGCTGCAAGTTTACTTAGAGTTAGAAATCCCTGACTACATGTCAGAAATTACAGAATTACTACAAATGCCAGATACCGTGACAGCGGATATTTGGGAACCAGGTTTAATCATGGTTGGTTTATCACTAGCATCTTTTGCCTCTGCTATATTGGTAGGTTTTTTTGCTGCACGTATTGCTGCAAGTTTAACTGCCCGTATTCGTGGGGAAGTGTTTGATAAAGTCATGAGCTATTCAGCCAATGAAATCAACCAATTTTCAGTGCCAAGTTTAGTGACGCGTTCTACCAATGACTTGACCCAAATCCAAATGTTGATTGCTTTAGGACTACAAGTCGTTTTACGGGGACCAATCATGTCCATTTGGGCGATTGCGAAAATTTCCGGTCAAAACTGGCAATGGTCAATGACAACTGCTGTCGCTGTGGGTGTTTTATTAGTGATGATTGGATTTATCATGTACTTCGCTGTCCCTCGTTTCAGCAAAATCCAAACCCTGACCGATAATTTAAATGCCGTGACTCGTGAAAACTTAACTGGTTTACGCGTTATTAGAGCTTACAATGCAGAAGAATATCAAAATGAAAAATTCGCAAAAGCTAATGACGACTTAACCAATACACAACTCTTTGTTAACCGTGTAATGGGGATTATGCAACCCGGTATGACCCTTGTATCCAGCAGTTTAACCCTAGTAGTGTACTGGTCAGGTGCTTACTTAATCGCCGATGCAGCGCAAGGAACAGCGCAAATTAACTTATTCTCAGACATGGTTGTCTTCTCATCTTACGCCATGCAAGTCATCATCGGATTTCTGTTGATGGTCATGATCTTCATGATTTTACCGCGTGCCATCGTTTCGGCAAAACGGATCAACGAAGTGCTTTATCTAGCACCATCCATTGATTTTAAAGAAGATGCGATTCAAACAAGTGAACAAGGATCTGTTGAATTCAAAAACGTCACTTTTAAATATGGTGATGATGCCAAACCAGCCCTTAAAGATATCAATTTCAAAATCAACAAGGGTGAAACCTTAGCCATTATCGGATCAACTGGTTCAGGTAAATCCACTTTAATCCAAATGATTCCACGTCTATACGACGTATCTGAAGGACAAGTACTTGTCGACGGGCATAATGTCAAAGACTTTGACCACGCTGGCTTGAATAATATTGTTGGCTACATGCCACAAAAACCAGTTCTATTTTCAGGCACAATTCGTTCAAACATGAACCTTGGTGAAAGTAACGAACACTTAGAACACCAGTCGCTATCAGACGAAGAAATCTGGGCGGCCTTAGACACTGCACAAGCAAGAGACTTTGTTGAAGGAGAACCAGACCAATTGGATACCCATGTTGCCCAAGGTGGTAACAACTTCTCCGGTGGTCAAAAGCAACGTTTAGGGATTGCCCGCGTGCTTGCTCGTAAACCAGAGATTCTAGTCTTTGATGACTCATTCTCTGCTTTGGACTACCAGACAGATAAGACCTTGCGTGGCGTTTTAGCAGAACGTATGGCTGACACCACTAAGATCATTGTAGCCCAACGTATTTCAACTATTATGGATGCGAACGAGATTTTAGTACTAGATAGAGGCGAAATTGTTGGCCGCGGTACACACCAAGAATTATTAGCGGACAACAAGGTATACCAAGAAATTGCTTATTCACAATTATCAGAGGAGGAATTAGCAAATGACTAA
- a CDS encoding MarR family winged helix-turn-helix transcriptional regulator, which yields MIHEDRPLYIGGLLRELTIAVHRNIGVELSEHELGDMKGPQSMALGYLIHASTQDEIYVKDLEKYMKIRKSTASELVSRLEKNGYVKTEKSQKDGRLKRLIVTEEGHEAHDRILQFLQEIDDRLVEGLSKEEVDTFVNLLNRLIQNMLP from the coding sequence GTGATACATGAGGATCGTCCATTATATATAGGTGGTCTGCTACGGGAGTTAACAATTGCAGTCCATCGAAATATTGGTGTAGAACTTAGTGAGCACGAATTGGGAGATATGAAGGGTCCACAATCGATGGCATTGGGTTATCTAATCCATGCGTCAACACAAGATGAAATCTATGTGAAAGACCTGGAAAAATATATGAAGATTCGTAAATCTACTGCGTCTGAATTGGTCAGCCGATTAGAGAAGAATGGGTATGTGAAGACGGAGAAATCGCAAAAAGATGGTCGATTAAAGAGGCTAATTGTTACAGAGGAAGGACATGAAGCCCATGACCGGATTCTCCAATTTTTACAAGAGATAGATGACAGATTAGTTGAAGGTCTCTCAAAGGAAGAGGTCGATACTTTCGTCAACTTGTTAAATAGACTAATTCAGAACATGCTGCCTTAA
- a CDS encoding rhodanese-like domain-containing protein, producing MFFKKMPTISTTELEKKLTDKPQIIDVREPHEFKNGHIPGAKNLPLSKVANYTPKGQVYVVCQSGMRSKRATKMLLKQGHDAINVRGGMMAWTGATKGGKN from the coding sequence ATGTTTTTTAAAAAAATGCCTACGATTTCAACCACTGAATTGGAAAAGAAATTAACCGATAAACCGCAAATTATTGACGTGAGAGAACCACATGAATTTAAAAATGGTCATATTCCAGGAGCTAAAAATCTGCCATTGTCTAAAGTTGCTAACTACACGCCTAAAGGTCAAGTTTATGTAGTGTGTCAATCGGGAATGCGTAGTAAACGAGCAACGAAAATGTTACTGAAACAAGGGCATGATGCTATCAATGTCCGTGGTGGCATGATGGCTTGGACAGGCGCAACAAAAGGAGGTAAGAATTAA
- a CDS encoding winged helix-turn-helix transcriptional regulator — translation MTIHYKEKTFFTSKDLALSVIGGRWKIAIIWCLLQQSPLRLSEIQRYLPDVNQRMLIRQLRELEDDQIITRVVYPVVPPKVEYQLSEIGLHLEPVVTAICDWGDSFRDFLKENPSETSVEEQ, via the coding sequence ATGACCATTCATTATAAAGAAAAAACTTTTTTCACTAGCAAGGATTTGGCTTTATCCGTTATAGGTGGACGTTGGAAAATAGCGATTATCTGGTGCTTGCTACAACAGTCTCCATTAAGGCTAAGTGAAATACAAAGGTACCTTCCCGATGTCAATCAACGTATGTTAATCAGACAATTAAGGGAATTAGAAGATGATCAAATCATTACTAGGGTTGTCTACCCGGTTGTACCTCCTAAAGTAGAGTATCAACTAAGTGAAATTGGTTTACACTTAGAACCCGTTGTAACTGCTATTTGTGATTGGGGAGATAGTTTTAGAGATTTTTTGAAAGAAAATCCTTCAGAAACTTCAGTTGAAGAACAGTAA
- a CDS encoding FAD-dependent oxidoreductase, whose translation MKIVIIGGVAGGMSAATRLRRLNETAEIIVLEKGPYVSFANCGLPYYVAGEIDERTDLLVQTPETLQARFDLDVRPNSEAISIDSNNKEVVVQTDQETYTLGYDKLILSPGAKPFIPPAKGLEEAENIFTLRSVPDVDAIANFINIHNSKKAVVIGAGFIGLEMAESLAQRGMEVTIVEKAPHVLPPFDEEMAAYIRKELVANGVKLYTGLAAESFEEKGKTVVLENGERLESDITLMSVGVKPETTVALTAGVETGLRGGIVVDDQYETSQKDIYAVGDAIVVKQQINGEDTMIALASPANRQGRQVADVISGLKRKNKGSIGTAIVRVFKMAAASTGLNERQLQQADEAYEVIHIQGKSHAGYYPNAKTIVLKLLFHPTTGKIYGAQAIGEDGVDKRIDIIATAIKAGMTVQELPELEFTYAPPFGSAKDPVNMAGYVALNLMEGISESVQWYELEDKQAEGYLLLDVRNEGELKSNGRLKGAVNIPLDSLRDRMAELPKDQPIIVSCHSGLRSYAAERILKQNGYQAKNLDGAFALYSTVKPEKVVK comes from the coding sequence ATGAAAATTGTCATTATAGGTGGTGTAGCAGGCGGAATGTCTGCTGCTACAAGGTTAAGACGGTTGAATGAAACAGCAGAAATTATCGTATTAGAAAAAGGTCCTTATGTGTCATTTGCGAATTGTGGTTTGCCTTATTATGTCGCTGGAGAAATCGATGAACGGACGGATTTGTTAGTTCAAACGCCAGAAACTTTGCAAGCAAGATTCGATTTAGATGTGCGGCCAAATAGTGAAGCTATATCTATCGATTCCAACAATAAAGAAGTGGTCGTGCAAACCGATCAAGAAACATACACGTTGGGGTATGATAAATTAATCTTATCCCCAGGAGCAAAACCATTCATTCCACCAGCAAAGGGATTAGAAGAAGCAGAGAATATTTTTACCTTACGTTCCGTTCCCGATGTCGATGCGATTGCCAACTTTATCAATATACACAACTCTAAAAAAGCAGTGGTCATAGGCGCTGGATTTATCGGGCTAGAAATGGCAGAAAGTTTAGCCCAACGAGGAATGGAAGTTACTATTGTGGAGAAAGCACCACATGTACTACCACCTTTTGATGAAGAAATGGCGGCTTATATAAGGAAAGAATTAGTAGCTAATGGTGTAAAATTGTATACAGGATTAGCTGCTGAATCATTTGAAGAAAAAGGTAAAACCGTAGTATTGGAAAATGGAGAACGCTTGGAGAGTGATATCACTTTAATGTCTGTCGGCGTAAAACCGGAAACAACGGTAGCATTAACAGCCGGTGTCGAAACAGGTTTACGCGGTGGGATAGTCGTTGATGACCAATATGAAACTAGTCAAAAAGATATTTACGCTGTGGGGGATGCGATTGTCGTTAAGCAACAAATCAATGGAGAAGACACAATGATTGCATTGGCTTCGCCAGCTAACCGTCAAGGCCGTCAAGTGGCTGATGTTATTAGCGGATTAAAGCGCAAAAATAAAGGTAGCATAGGGACAGCGATTGTACGAGTGTTCAAAATGGCAGCAGCGTCGACCGGTTTGAATGAGCGCCAATTGCAACAAGCTGATGAGGCGTACGAAGTGATTCACATTCAAGGAAAAAGTCATGCTGGCTATTATCCTAATGCAAAAACTATTGTATTAAAGTTATTATTTCATCCGACCACAGGTAAAATTTATGGCGCTCAAGCCATCGGAGAAGACGGTGTAGATAAACGGATTGATATCATTGCTACAGCTATTAAAGCCGGAATGACGGTGCAAGAGTTGCCGGAATTAGAGTTCACTTATGCCCCTCCATTTGGTTCTGCTAAAGATCCTGTTAATATGGCTGGTTATGTAGCTTTAAATCTTATGGAAGGCATTAGTGAGTCTGTTCAGTGGTATGAATTAGAAGACAAGCAAGCAGAAGGATATTTATTGCTAGATGTTCGAAATGAAGGTGAACTGAAATCCAACGGCCGCTTAAAAGGTGCAGTCAATATTCCTTTAGATAGTTTGCGAGACCGCATGGCGGAGTTGCCCAAAGATCAACCGATTATTGTCAGCTGTCACAGTGGACTGCGTAGCTATGCAGCAGAAAGAATATTGAAACAAAATGGCTACCAAGCCAAAAATTTAGATGGCGCATTTGCTCTTTACTCAACAGTAAAACCAGAAAAGGTGGTAAAATAA